A region from the Bacillus sp. Marseille-P3661 genome encodes:
- a CDS encoding S-layer homology domain-containing protein — protein sequence MKSRKLLSSTVAAALATTVVIPAAVTQAENVSFSDLSSQAYYYDDVQWLVQEGIINGYEDGTYRPNVALTREEAASMFVRALNLDVPANAGSILENYSDINGAKWSAGALAAFINAGISNESGQFRPTDPLTREVMASWLVGAFNFKEINSESIPFSDSNQIGSSHLANVKILYQNDIVNGNTDGTYGPKDAVTRGQFASFMKRSMTAPAATPTTPPVTVPFDLEDADSINLKQVKITANHTNYTKQQVNNTSLYKVIDENGNVVKVVDVQVNGKEMILTLEKALKNRAELIVDKSITGTEEDFSLNFSDSGQPELISVTPTSPYSFLMTFSEPLNFGVNNGKEVTNSNLLKSFEIDGYKYTIDNMTVQQHGQALHVELESKLGEGEHELELQDPDLFKDYAGNNLETDSFDFNLKYETTVPKLLEVKNISPNQVTLVFDKQIKLRYRGYIYHTSSANYPSSAKVENGNELVLNFDSDDIITKSTDIIVDSGAIEDLWGNKNTKMIKAIQIANDTTAPSITSAEFIDGTVASSSNIKMKVTFSESVKKDTADDIDRYQLLDGQGNTIKIRDIKFENSESNDKVATFTIDKYYGEVPSQRFTIEVDGIEDLVGNKSSEYEYSFNASSEKPPGDFKAKFVLNDDEDEVLMVIDFGKNMAESGSYAVNHLDKYQLTVNGQTVLIEDLKQVNGLSVHLKTYQNAQRVEITLEKTGELADKWDDFYDNLVDAIDYEDLDELELVVGRVADHAGNRTDSIVNKVKLAVQSEFDKTQVTAKAINTETVELKFDDEIVNFDDDDFVIFYDRDNDSKFDSNEDLDADVSVKTTNGKSIVTFKLDDDLDSDARYDNHYVYIATEDENDVTTENRYGQKIEISNLRVEDGIAPKIKTYRDTEQVYVQPVSNDSSRAIVSIELTDDIDKDTLTRLSFVIGDGKDYEIESAFVENDDKIAFIVKLNGNKASNLVGEYVKQKAAISDDNDNIITGIDVRINEERSSRAKP from the coding sequence ATTATTATGATGATGTTCAGTGGCTAGTGCAAGAAGGCATCATTAATGGTTATGAAGATGGTACATATCGCCCGAATGTGGCGTTAACGCGTGAAGAGGCAGCGTCCATGTTTGTGCGTGCCTTAAATCTAGACGTTCCAGCTAATGCTGGTAGTATTTTAGAAAACTATAGTGATATTAATGGAGCAAAGTGGAGTGCAGGAGCATTAGCCGCATTTATAAACGCTGGCATTTCAAATGAATCTGGTCAATTTCGTCCAACAGATCCACTTACCCGCGAAGTTATGGCAAGCTGGCTTGTTGGTGCCTTCAATTTTAAAGAAATTAATAGTGAAAGTATTCCATTTTCAGATTCAAATCAAATTGGTAGCTCACACTTAGCAAATGTAAAAATACTTTATCAAAATGATATTGTTAACGGAAATACCGATGGCACATATGGGCCTAAAGATGCCGTTACACGTGGACAATTTGCGTCGTTCATGAAACGCTCAATGACAGCTCCGGCGGCAACACCAACAACTCCGCCTGTTACCGTTCCATTCGATCTTGAAGATGCAGACAGCATCAATTTAAAACAAGTTAAGATCACGGCGAATCACACAAACTACACAAAGCAGCAAGTAAATAATACATCTCTTTACAAAGTAATCGATGAAAATGGAAATGTAGTGAAAGTTGTCGATGTTCAAGTTAACGGAAAAGAAATGATTTTAACTTTAGAAAAAGCATTAAAAAATCGAGCTGAGCTGATTGTTGACAAGTCTATTACTGGGACTGAGGAAGACTTTAGCTTGAATTTTAGTGATAGCGGTCAGCCTGAGTTAATCAGTGTAACACCAACTAGCCCGTATTCTTTTCTTATGACATTTTCTGAACCGCTTAATTTTGGTGTGAATAATGGCAAAGAGGTTACAAATAGTAATCTGTTAAAATCTTTCGAAATTGATGGCTATAAATATACCATTGATAACATGACTGTTCAGCAGCATGGCCAAGCGCTACATGTTGAGCTTGAATCGAAACTTGGTGAAGGTGAGCATGAGCTTGAACTCCAAGATCCCGATTTATTTAAAGATTATGCCGGAAATAATTTAGAAACAGATTCTTTTGATTTTAATTTAAAATATGAAACTACTGTACCTAAGCTGCTAGAGGTGAAAAATATTTCACCGAACCAAGTAACACTAGTGTTTGATAAGCAAATCAAGCTACGTTATCGTGGTTATATTTATCATACTTCAAGCGCAAATTATCCAAGCAGTGCGAAGGTTGAAAATGGAAATGAGCTTGTGTTGAATTTTGATTCAGATGACATTATTACAAAATCAACAGATATCATTGTTGATAGTGGGGCAATCGAAGATCTTTGGGGCAATAAAAATACCAAAATGATAAAGGCGATTCAAATTGCAAATGATACTACAGCGCCTTCCATTACGAGTGCCGAATTTATCGATGGCACGGTGGCTAGCAGCAGTAATATTAAGATGAAAGTAACTTTTTCAGAGTCAGTTAAAAAGGATACTGCTGATGATATTGATCGTTATCAATTGCTTGATGGACAAGGCAATACCATTAAAATTCGCGACATTAAATTTGAAAACAGCGAGAGCAATGATAAGGTTGCAACATTTACGATTGACAAGTACTATGGTGAAGTTCCAAGTCAACGTTTTACAATCGAAGTAGATGGAATTGAAGATTTAGTTGGTAATAAATCTAGCGAATATGAATATAGCTTTAACGCTAGTAGTGAAAAACCACCGGGTGATTTCAAGGCAAAGTTTGTTTTAAATGATGATGAAGATGAAGTCCTTATGGTGATCGATTTTGGAAAAAATATGGCGGAGTCAGGCAGCTATGCGGTCAATCATTTAGATAAATACCAGCTAACTGTCAATGGCCAAACGGTATTAATTGAGGATTTGAAACAAGTTAATGGATTAAGTGTTCATTTAAAAACATATCAGAATGCACAAAGAGTTGAGATCACTTTAGAAAAAACTGGTGAGCTAGCTGATAAATGGGACGATTTCTATGATAACTTAGTCGATGCAATCGATTATGAAGATTTAGATGAGCTTGAGCTTGTTGTGGGACGTGTCGCCGATCATGCAGGTAATAGAACTGACAGTATTGTAAATAAAGTGAAGCTAGCTGTTCAAAGTGAGTTTGATAAGACTCAGGTAACAGCCAAGGCGATCAATACTGAAACAGTCGAGCTGAAATTTGATGATGAAATCGTAAATTTTGACGACGATGATTTTGTGATTTTTTATGATCGAGATAATGATAGTAAGTTTGATTCAAACGAGGATCTTGATGCGGATGTATCTGTTAAAACAACCAATGGAAAGTCTATTGTAACGTTTAAGCTCGATGATGATTTGGACAGCGATGCACGCTATGATAACCACTATGTTTATATTGCGACAGAAGATGAAAACGATGTTACAACCGAAAATCGCTATGGTCAAAAAATTGAGATTAGTAACTTACGAGTTGAAGATGGAATTGCTCCGAAAATTAAGACATATAGAGATACAGAGCAAGTGTATGTCCAACCGGTTAGCAATGATTCTTCCAGAGCCATTGTCAGCATTGAGTTAACTGATGATATTGATAAAGATACACTTACACGCCTTTCATTTGTAATCGGCGATGGCAAAGACTATGAAATTGAATCTGCCTTCGTTGAAAATGACGATAAAATTGCTTTTATTGTTAAATTGAATGGTAATAAAGCATCAAATCTTGTCGGTGAATATGTAAAACAAAAAGCAGCTATTTCTGATGACAATGATAATATTATTACCGGCATTGATGTTCGCATAAACGAAGAAAGAAGTAGTAGAGCAAAACCATAG